From the Paraflavitalea soli genome, the window ATGGCTACGGCGTCTTTGTTTTCGGGCTCGCTGTACACATCTATGCCGATCTGCTCACCCAGTACCTTCAACTGGTCGATGGCGGCTGGGCGGTAAATATCTGCGGCAACCAGCAGGGGCGACAGGCCCTTCTTGGTTTTGAGAAAGTTGGCCAGTTTGCCGCTGAAGGTGGTTTTACCCGAACCCTGCAGGCCGGCGATGAGGATGATGGCGGGATTGCCCTTGGTATTGAAGGTGCTTTCTGTGCCGCCCATGAGGTCTACCAGCTCATCTTTTACGATCTTGACCATGAGTTGGCCGGGACTTACGGCGTTGATCACTTTCTGACCGAGGGCAGTTTCCCGAATCTTATCGGTAAATTCTTTGGCTATTTTATAGTTCACGTCGGCATCCACCAAAGCGCGGCGGATATCTTTGACGGTAGCAGCAATATTGAGTTCGGTAATCCTGCCTTCCCCTTTTATCTGCTTAAAGGCGGATTCGAGCTTCTCGGATAAACTTTCAAACATAAATGACTGATTTTACAATGCCCGGGCTGGCCGGGGGTATTACCAAAAAGTTCAAAGGTGAATGTATGGATACATTCACCTTTGAACGGACTGCAAATTTACAGTAAGATTAGCTTATAAAGTGTAAAGTTTTCTTTGGGTGGCCCTACATTTTTAAAGTTAAACACCTAAATATCCCCGTAATTCTCTGGAACGGGAGTTGGTGCGCAATTTAGTGATGGCTTTGTCCTTGATCTGGCGGACCCTTTCGCGGGTAAGGTTGAACTTATCCCCGATGTCTTCCAGGCTCATGGGATGGTCTACACCAATGCCAAAGAAATAACAGATCACCTCCTTTTGCCTTTCGGTAAGCATACGCATGGAGCGTTCGATCTCCTGTTTAAGGGATTCCTTATGCTCGATGTTGGCGTTGGCCATTTCGGCGTTGGGATTGGCCAGTACGTCTACCAGGGTGTTGTCTTCCCCTTCGGAGAGTGGCGTATCCATGCTTACGTGGCGGGCTGCAATGCCCAGTGTGGCAGAAACCTCCTCCGTTTCGAGTTCCAGCAATTCGGCCAGTTCTTCAGGTGAGGGTTCCCGTTCATACTCCTGTTCCAGCTGCGAGAAGGCTTTCTGGATCTTGTTGGTGAGCCCTACTTTGTTGAGTGGAAGGCGTACAATGCGGGATTGCTCGGCCAGGGCCTGCAAAATGCTTTGACGGATCCACCATACAGCGTAGGAAATGAATTTAAAACCGCGGGTTTCATCAAAGCGTTGTGCTGCTTTGATAAGCCCCAGATTGCCCTCATTGATGAGGTCTGGTAAGGAGAGACCCTGATTTTGGTACTGCTTGGCCACGGACACCACAAAACGCAAGTTTGCCTTGGTGAGTTTGTCAAGTGCCGGCTGATCGCCTTGTTTGATCTTTCGCGCCAATCTCACTTCTTCTTCAGGGCTGATCAGTTCAACTTTGCCAATTTCCTGCAGGTACTTTTCAAGGCTCTGAGATTCACGATTCGTGATCGATTTCGTGATCTTGAGTT encodes:
- a CDS encoding sigma-70 family RNA polymerase sigma factor codes for the protein MSMRQLKITKSITNRESQSLEKYLQEIGKVELISPEEEVRLARKIKQGDQPALDKLTKANLRFVVSVAKQYQNQGLSLPDLINEGNLGLIKAAQRFDETRGFKFISYAVWWIRQSILQALAEQSRIVRLPLNKVGLTNKIQKAFSQLEQEYEREPSPEELAELLELETEEVSATLGIAARHVSMDTPLSEGEDNTLVDVLANPNAEMANANIEHKESLKQEIERSMRMLTERQKEVICYFFGIGVDHPMSLEDIGDKFNLTRERVRQIKDKAITKLRTNSRSRELRGYLGV